The DNA window TCAAGCATTAGGGACACCTGAGCACCCTGGCCGTGTCAGAGCTGCTGGGTATGCCACTTTCTTGATTTAATgttagattattttttatttattttacttaattttttattaaatgagtGTTCCAACTGTTATTTGTAGGTTCACTGCAAAGGCCAGTAAGATATCTGGTCGAAAGAAAAGGGCTAAATGTAGTGAATCATCCTCCCAAAAACAAGAAATTCTTCAACTCAAAAAAGAAATTgaagaattgaagaaaaaattgTATGTTGCACAAGAACAAGATGATGGTAATGACAACTCCTCAGAAGAAAATGATGATCACTTAGATGATCATCAGGAGTTTGGAGGGTACGAAGATGATAATCAGACACCTCCTGTCATGTACAACTTCTCATCCACTAATAACAACGAAGTACTTTTGTGTTCAGACAACATCCATAATATAGTGGCCAAAGGTGTGCTTCTGGAATCTGTTAGTCCAGTAACAATTCATACCGTGCAGTATAAAGAAGGGATTGCACGAGTTTTAATTACCGAACAACTTCAAGAGGAGGCTGAAATTGCTCATCCTATCGAAAATATCCGATATGTCTATGAGACAAAGGACACATTTTTTCCTTGGCcaaaacatttaattttaaatttggataaggtaaaaattatttatttattgtcatATATGATAAATGCATAATTATTGTATATTGATGCTATAGTTCATATTTTACAGGTTCCCATATTCCCGGATGTCGCATCCACCCATAAATCATCGTCAAAGGGGAAGCAGATAGCAACCCCTCACAGATCACCGAATAAAGGGAAACAGATATCAACTCTTCCTGCTATGTCTTCGGCTGGATCACAATCAAATGTCAGGATAGAGCAAATGGACAAGAATGCAACATTCAAGCCGGAGGTCTGGGCTCAAATACCTGTATGTCTCCACTTTTTAGTTGAAGAATTTATAAGGAGGAAAGGGAAGTGGAGCGTTGTTGAAGTTCCAACTGATCCAGACTTCATGCCACCTCGCACACATATTATCTTGTCATCAGAGGATGTAGAGCAGGTTGGAACCTTAAATTTTATTGGATGTCAAGGCATGATCTTT is part of the Cannabis sativa cultivar Pink pepper isolate KNU-18-1 chromosome 5, ASM2916894v1, whole genome shotgun sequence genome and encodes:
- the LOC133037824 gene encoding uncharacterized protein LOC133037824, whose product is MSVPTVICRFTAKASKISGRKKRAKCSESSSQKQEILQLKKEIEELKKKLYVAQEQDDGNDNSSEENDDHLDDHQEFGGYEDDNQTPPVMYNFSSTNNNEVLLCSDNIHNIVAKGVLLESVSPVTIHTVQYKEGIARVLITEQLQEEAEIAHPIENIRYVYETKDTFFPWPKHLILNLDKVPIFPDVASTHKSSSKGKQIATPHRSPNKGKQISTLPAMSSAGSQSNVRIEQMDKNATFKPEVWAQIPVCLHFLVEEFIRRKGKWSVVEVPTDPDFMPPRTHIILSSEDVEQVGTLNFIGCQGMIFGIRCIWEDLTNMREYFKFFDPELLNATDKDGIVHQEVVIKLAEWLNTMNNKSQMFFIPWNYERHWMLEIVCAGKIIHLDPWLRHKRPKMTIDLTLQRAYELLGGSNELLGIFPGVTVAACPKQTLGIECGFYVLRYINDIVKALNSFVIIREKFGKMDTYDVETMLLPLQHQWLSKLTRYLY